Within Malus domestica chromosome 04, GDT2T_hap1, the genomic segment TTTGATCTTGATGTTCCTATCATAAAATtctgtcaaatttttttttctaacagaACTCTTCATGTCTATTTTTCGCAAGGTACCTGATTGCTGCTATTCTTCTGTGGAAATTGAATAGCAAAGTATTACTTGTCCCTACCTATATTGATGGGGGAAGAATAATCGGTTACCTTAAATCTGGTAGGTTCTTTGTGAACTTGTTTATGAAAAATAGATGATAGTGATATATGAGTTTTTCTAAATATGTCCTTTATATTTGTCAGGGGGTCTTCTTATTGGCAGAAGCTTAGCAGTAGTTGTAACTACGACACTAGCCACATCCATGGCAGCCCGGGAAGGTCCTATCCCCATGGCTGGCCATCAGATTTGCATTCAAGTTTGGTTGGCAGTATCTTTGCTTACCGATGCTTTAGCACTTGCTGGTCAGGTGTGACATATTTTACTTTACAAGTTTCATATGACTTGTGAACAATTTACATAGAAGAATTTAATGAAATAAATTATGTGAACGAACTAGCTTTAGTTTAATCATTACAATGATGTATCTTCACAGGCACTTCTTGCCAGTGGttactcccaacaagattatgAACAAGCACGCCTAGTGATTTATAGGGTTCTACAGGTCCatatttttctcctttttttcctCCACCTTGTTATGGTATTGATGTCATAGCTAACCCTGAATCTCCATTCACTGTTCTTTGAATTTCAAACAGATTGGTTTAGTGACAGGAATTGGTTTGGGAATTATATTATTCATCAGTTTTAAAGCGTTTTCTAGCTTATTCAGCACAGACCCACAAGTCCTGGCAATTGCATGGTCTGGTTTATTGGTAGGATACTACATATCTCAACGGTTTACTTGTTGCTTGTATCATATGTACAATTAGTTGCACTGCTACACATACCTGATATGGATACTGTTTGTCAGTTTGTTGCTGGATCTCAGCCAATAAACGCTATAGCATTTGTTATCGACGGACTGTACTATGGAGTTTCAGACTTTGGATATGCTGCCTATTCAATGGTATTCCCGGATCCGATCATGAACAACAGATTGGTTATGTCATATGGTCTCCTCTCACCTCTCTTTCTGTTTGGGTAGGTGTTAGTAGGGCTGATTTCTTCCACAGTCATACTCATTGCTTCTCCGTCTTTTGGCCTTGCTGGAGTCTGGACGGGGCTGTTTCTCTTCATGGCATTGCGCGTAGTAGCCGGGATTTGGAGGTAAATTAATTTCTGTATGAGATCATGTCATCGCGCAACTTGAACTTCTTGACAAATACTATTGCACTCCAGGTTGGGCACAAGAACCGGACCATGGAAATTGGTCTGGGATGAGAAGAAGCAGGAAACTTAGGGTGACGAATGTTCAATCTCCTGGTAAAGGAGAAGAAAAATACTCATCAGGGGTTATCGAACACAAGTAACGTCTCCAAAGTCCGATGCTAATTGCGTAACCTGTTTTCGAACACAGGTTACGTCATGGTGTTCAAGGGCCTACCTGATTATTAAGACGACCTGGATCAACAAGAGAGAGTGACTTCGACTGGCTTCCGACTACTCGCTAGATTCAGTATGTCGGGATGCAAATGCTGATCGGCGTTCCAAACCGAAGCTTTGTTCCCCTCGATACTTCACCAGGCTCTTGTAATATAGGGGGGTTTTGTGTATAAATACTGTAGCTCAAAAATAGCTCAGATATACATTCTTAcggaaaaagaaggaaacattTGTGACAAATATCACCATTTTTAGTGGCAGTAacatatgaaattataaaacgCCTACAAATGTTTGTAAAACGACATCAAAGGTTCTGAAATGGAAGGGAATATatagattttattattttttgggttaaaGATGCAGCTAAAATCTCCTATTTAATCCAAATAACAATCTCAATTAAGAGTAAGGGAACCATGAATCATTTAGGCAGCCCCTGCTCTTCCATTGCACCAGAATCGTAACTTTGTCGATCGATATCCACGCCTAAATGTGCGTACTCCGTGTGATTCGAGCTTCCAGGTATGTCGGGATGTGGTTGTGTCTGCAACTGAATAGGGAGATTATGCGTCCTCCCCCATTGTTGGTCCTCAGCAGCATCAATGCCATAGGTTTCCTCTGCAGACCAGTTATGCACGTAGTCAAGTCTGTCGTCGAGCTCTGTCTGCATTCCGATATCATTCCAAGGATTAATGCCATATCTCGGACCGTATGCCACATCTAAATCATCTAAACAAGCATAACTATGTATGAAGCCATTGCAATTATGGCCATCTAATCTCGTTGTTTCTGCAAATCCTCCTTGCAATTCTTGATTCGTCATCGATAACTTCATTTCAACATCCTCAGAAGGCTCAAAATTGGTTACAAGAATTTCGGCCGCGTTTATTTGCTCACCATGTATGTTGTTGTACTTCTCATCTAACCCGTTGTGACTTCCGGATTCCAGAATCACCGGAAATGGTTTCTCCGCGGCTTCCCTCATTGCCGGTGTCTCAACTTTGACATCATTTGAAGGCTTGCAACTGTTTCTCCGATTGCATTCCCCATCTACAAGCTCAGTTAAGTAATCATAATTGGACCTCAAAAGTTTCTCCAAAGGATCCATATCGTTACAAGGCTTACAATCAAATACCGTATCAAAATTCACAACCAGGGGCTCATTAGGCAAGTAATCTCCCCTATGATCGAAGCTTCCATAGCTCTCGGTCTGAAAAACATCATCGTTCTTAACAAGCTCACGTTCAGTTTCGTATTCACATTTCACAGCTTTTGGTTCTCTTGAGGTAGCACGTAAAACATGTAATTCCTCTGATACAGAACAATCCGTTTCCTGCTTTTGCTCTTTGGCCACACAATCCTCAAAGAATCCTGATCTTCCCCCTGCCTCATCCGCATTATTGTATGTCAATGAGGACTCATGCGACGATGGTGTTTTAGATGACACAGAATTAGAGTAGTAGTCCTTCGAGTCCACAGCATTGTCGGGGAAGTTGAGCCGGGCCAAAGCACCATAAATTGCTCTAGCAGCTTTATCATAAGCAAGAGCAGCTTCATAGGCTGTAGGGAAAGTACCAAGCCAAAGACGCCTATTCTTCTTCGTAGGTACAGAACCGGCTCTAGCTCGAATTGGTTCTCGAATTTCCGCCACCCATTTT encodes:
- the LOC103433697 gene encoding uncharacterized protein; translation: MESEASDGERKLRKRRNGCESIEDTLTKWKNYNERLDSGKDGGKKTRAPAKGSRKGCMRGKGGPENSDCVFRGVRQRTWGKWVAEIREPIRARAGSVPTKKNRRLWLGTFPTAYEAALAYDKAARAIYGALARLNFPDNAVDSKDYYSNSVSSKTPSSHESSLTYNNADEAGGRSGFFEDCVAKEQKQETDCSVSEELHVLRATSREPKAVKCEYETERELVKNDDVFQTESYGSFDHRGDYLPNEPLVVNFDTVFDCKPCNDMDPLEKLLRSNYDYLTELVDGECNRRNSCKPSNDVKVETPAMREAAEKPFPVILESGSHNGLDEKYNNIHGEQINAAEILVTNFEPSEDVEMKLSMTNQELQGGFAETTRLDGHNCNGFIHSYACLDDLDVAYGPRYGINPWNDIGMQTELDDRLDYVHNWSAEETYGIDAAEDQQWGRTHNLPIQLQTQPHPDIPGSSNHTEYAHLGVDIDRQSYDSGAMEEQGLPK